GGGTACCCCGGTGCACTACCTGTGCGACGAGGAGGACGGCTGGAACCCCGACCTGGCCGACATCGAGTCCAAGATCACCGAGGCCACGCACGCCATCGTCATCATCAACCCCAACAACCCCACGGGGGCGGTCTACTCGCGGCAGGTCGTCGAGGGCCTGGTCGACATCGCGCGACGCCACCAGCTGGTCGTCTTCGCCGACGAGATCTACGAGAAGATCCTCTTCGACAACGCTGTGCACCACCACGCCGCGACGGCAGCCCGCGACGACGTGCTCTGCCTGACCTTCAGCGGTCTGTCGAAGGCCTACCGCGTGTGCGGCTACCGAGCGGGCTGGGTGATGGTCTCGGGGCCCAAGGAGCTGGCGACCGACTTCCTCGAGGGCCTGACCCTGATCGCCAACATGCGGATGTGCGCCAACGTGCCCGCCCAGCACGCGATCCAGACCGCGCTGGGCGGCTACCAGTCCATCGAGGAGCTGATCCGGCCCGGGGGCCGGTTCTACGAGCAGAGCATGCTCGCCGACAAGCTGCTCAACGACATCCCCGGGGTCTCCTCGGTGCGACCCCGTGGGGCGCTCTACTGCTTCCCGCGCCTGGACCCCGCGGTCTACCCCGTCGACGACGACCAGCAGCTGGTCATCGACCTGCTGCGGGCCAAGAAGATCCTCGTCACGCACGGGACCGGCTTCAACTGGCCCCACCCGGACCACTTCCGGATGGTGACCCTGCCCGACGTCGACATCCTCGAGGAGGCGATCGGCCGGATCGCCGACTTCCTCGCCACCCGCCGCTGACCAGGAGGCCACCCGTGCGCGACATCATCTACCCCCCGATCGTCGTGGCGGCCAAGCTGGGGTTCCGGCTGCTCGGAAACCGGTTCCAGATGACGGGAACCCACCACATCCCCACCAGCGGGGGCGTGCTGCTCGCCTACAACCACATCGGGTACGTCGACTTCGTCTACGGCGGCCTGGCTGCCCAGCCCTCGCAGCGGCTGGTCCGGTTCATGGGCAAGCGGGAGCTGTTCGACCACCGCGTCACGGGGCCGATCATGCGGGGGTGCCACCACATCGAGGTGGACCGCGGCGCGGGCACCCGCTCGCTCGAGGTCGCCCAGGACTACCTGGAGGCCGGGGAGGCGGTCGGCATCTTCCCGGAGGCCACGATCTCGCGCGCGTTCGAGGTCAAGGAGCTCAAGACGGGGGCCGTGCGCATCGCCGCCGCCGCCGGCGTGCCGCTGATCCCCGTCATCCTGTGGGGCACCCAGCGCCTCATGACCAAGGACCACCCCCGCGACTTCTCCCGTGGCAAGACCATCGCGATCACGGTCGGCGAACCGCTCCGTCCCACGGGCGCCGACCCCGCTGCCGAGACCGCCTCCCTGCACGCCGTCATGACCGAGCTGCTCGACGCCACCATCGCCGCCTACCCCGTCGCGGAACAGCCTCCCGGCTGCTGGTGGCTGCCGCGGCGGCACGGGGGCAGTGCCCCGACCCTCGCCGAGGCGGCCGAGCTGGACGCACGGGAGCGGGCGGAACGCGCGGCACGTCGTGCCGCCAAGTCGACGGAGTGACTTGTCGTTTTGTCGACAAAGAGACCTAGATCGGGCGGTCGTTCCGGTTCCGCGGGTCCATCACGTCCACGATGCGCTGCAGGTCCTGCAGGGAGGCGAACTCCACGGTGATCTTCCCCTTGGCCTTGCCGAGGTCGACCTTGACCCGCGTCTCGAGCCGGTCGGAGAGACGGTCGGCGATCTCGACGAGCCCGGGGGCCACCGGGGTGGCGCGCCGCTGCCGGGGAGGTGCCTGCTCGCCCTCACCGACGGCCACGATCTCC
The genomic region above belongs to Nocardioides coralli and contains:
- a CDS encoding pyridoxal phosphate-dependent aminotransferase, which encodes MRPIRQSRKLHHVRYDVRGPILTEAQRLESEGHRILKLNIGNPAPFGFEAPEAIVADIVHHLPEAQGYSDSQGIYPARTAVAQYYQQRGLRDVAVDDVFIGNGVSELISMVLQAFVDDGNEILVPAPDYPLWTGAVTLSGGTPVHYLCDEEDGWNPDLADIESKITEATHAIVIINPNNPTGAVYSRQVVEGLVDIARRHQLVVFADEIYEKILFDNAVHHHAATAARDDVLCLTFSGLSKAYRVCGYRAGWVMVSGPKELATDFLEGLTLIANMRMCANVPAQHAIQTALGGYQSIEELIRPGGRFYEQSMLADKLLNDIPGVSSVRPRGALYCFPRLDPAVYPVDDDQQLVIDLLRAKKILVTHGTGFNWPHPDHFRMVTLPDVDILEEAIGRIADFLATRR
- a CDS encoding lysophospholipid acyltransferase family protein, whose amino-acid sequence is MRDIIYPPIVVAAKLGFRLLGNRFQMTGTHHIPTSGGVLLAYNHIGYVDFVYGGLAAQPSQRLVRFMGKRELFDHRVTGPIMRGCHHIEVDRGAGTRSLEVAQDYLEAGEAVGIFPEATISRAFEVKELKTGAVRIAAAAGVPLIPVILWGTQRLMTKDHPRDFSRGKTIAITVGEPLRPTGADPAAETASLHAVMTELLDATIAAYPVAEQPPGCWWLPRRHGGSAPTLAEAAELDARERAERAARRAAKSTE